One part of the Marinobacter sp. M3C genome encodes these proteins:
- a CDS encoding plastocyanin/azurin family copper-binding protein, whose translation MSVSKFVVAALAMSVSAVALGAGAHGDGHGHGQGAKSGEPGKASEAGRSITVQMYDNYYEPESFDVKPGETVRFVVENKGSLVHEFNIGTPAMHESHQKEMTMMVEHGVIQGGKLNRDMMEMDMGNGMSMKHDDPNSVLLEPGESKEVVWKFSEKSSIEFACNVPGHYQAGMYGEVNFNSGDSRVRSLADASKPLNTAK comes from the coding sequence ATGAGCGTATCAAAGTTCGTAGTCGCAGCATTAGCCATGTCAGTTTCAGCAGTAGCTCTTGGGGCGGGTGCTCACGGAGACGGGCACGGGCACGGTCAAGGTGCAAAGAGCGGTGAACCGGGTAAAGCCTCGGAAGCCGGGCGCAGCATTACTGTGCAGATGTACGACAACTACTACGAGCCTGAGTCTTTTGATGTCAAACCAGGGGAGACGGTGCGCTTTGTGGTTGAAAACAAAGGCAGCCTGGTGCACGAATTCAATATTGGCACGCCTGCCATGCATGAATCCCATCAGAAGGAAATGACGATGATGGTCGAGCACGGGGTTATTCAGGGTGGCAAGCTGAATCGCGACATGATGGAAATGGACATGGGAAATGGCATGTCCATGAAACATGACGACCCCAACAGCGTGCTGTTAGAGCCGGGCGAGAGCAAAGAGGTTGTTTGGAAATTCTCGGAAAAGAGCAGCATTGAATTTGCCTGCAACGTTCCGGGGCACTATCAGGCTGGCATGTATGGCGAAGTGAATTTTAACTCCGGCGACTCTCGCGTTCGCTCACTCGCCGACGCATCAAAACCTTTGAATACTGCAAAATAG